Within Actinoplanes sp. L3-i22, the genomic segment GCTGGCACTCACGGCTGTTTTTGCTGCTCCGGAGCAGCCGTGAGTGCCAGCCGGGTCCGCGAGCCGCGTGGCCGGCCGAGCCCGGCCGGGATCGCGCGACCCGCGTGCGGGCGGCTGGGTGGGGTCAGACCGTGGCGCGGTCGCGGATCGCGTGGCCGACCTCGGTGCGCAGGGCGGCGAACTCGGGGGAGCCGCGCAGCTCGTCCGCGGCGACGCCGGTGCGGGGCAGCCCGATCGGCAGGTCCAGCGCGATCTGCCCGGGCCGCGGCGTCAGCACCACCACCCGGCTGCCCAGGAACACCGCCTCGTCGACGCTGTGCGTGACGAACACGCAGGTGCGCCCGGAGTCCGCGCTGACCTGCCGCAGGTCGGCCTGCAGCCGCTCCCGGGTCAGCGCGTCCAGCGCCGCGAACGGCTCGTCCAGCAGCAGCAACGGGTTCTCGACGGCGAGGGCGCGGGCGATCGCCACCCGCTGCTGCTGACCGCCGGAGATCTGCCAGGTCCGGCGGGACGCGACGTCGTGCAGGCCGACCCGGGCCAGCAGTTCGTCGACGCGGGACGGCGCCGGGTCCAGGCCGGCGTAGCGCAGGGCGAGCGCGACGTTCCCGCCGACCGTCTTCCACGGGAACAGCCGCGGCTGCTGGAAGACCAGCCCGGCCCCGCGACCGGGCACCGGTGCGGCGCCGGCCGTGCGCACGGTCCCGGCGGTGGGCTGCTCGAACCCGGCGATCAGCCGCAGCAGCGTGCTCTTGCCGCAGCCGGACGCGCCGACCAGGACCAGGAACTCGCCGGCCGGCACGGTCAGGTCGACCGGCCCGACCGCGGTGACGTCCCCGTAGGCGTGCGTCACCGCGTCCAGGACGACGGCGTCAGCCGAGGACACTGGGCAACCCCGTCACGTAGATCGACTTCTTGACGGTGTCCAGGGTCGGCACCGCGTCGATCTTCTGCTGGGACTTGAGGAACTCGGCCGCGCTGACCAGGTTGTCGGCCAGCTTGCCGACGTTGTTCTCGGTGCCCAGCCACTCGGCCGAGGAGAGGTCCGCCGGCTTCAGGAAGACGCCCTGCTTGAGCTGGTTGAGCGCGTCGTCGGCGGAGAGGTTGAGCTCGGCGCCGACCGCCTTGGACGCGGCCGCCGGGTCGTTGGCGATCAGGTCCAGGGCCTGCGCCTCGACCTTGCGCCAGGCGTCGACCGCCTCCGGGTGCGCGCCGGCGAACGCGGTGGAGACCACGCCCAGGTCCAGCGTCGGCTTGCCGGCGGTGGCCAGCTGCTTGCTGCTGATCAGCACCTTGCCGGTCTTCTTCAGCTCGTCGAGCGAGGGCAGCCAGGTGTACGCCGCGTCCAGGTCACCCCGGGTCCACGCGGCCTGGATGTCCTGCGGCTCCAGGTCGACGATGGTCAGGTCGGTCTCCTTGAGGCCGGCCTGGTTCAGCGCGGCGAGCAGGCTGTAGTGCGCGGTCGAGGCGAACGGGGTGCCGACCTTCTTGCCCTTGAGCGAGGCGACGTCGGTGACGCCGCTGCCGTTGCGGGCGACCAGTGCCTCGTTGTCCCCGGCGACATCAAGGACGAAGGCCACCTGGTACGGAATGTTCAGCGGCGCCGAGAGTCCACGCGCGACCGGCGACGACCCGATCGCCGCGATGTCCAGACTTTTCGCGACAAAGGCCGTGTTGATCGACGCGCCGGAGTCGAACTTGGTCCAGGTGATCTGGTAGTCCGGGAGCGCCTTCTCCAGCAGCCCCTGATTCTT encodes:
- a CDS encoding glycine betaine ABC transporter substrate-binding protein; this translates as MKKVVALLSVLFLAACGNGAASGGGDASKKSIRIAYQAFPSGDLIVKNQGLLEKALPDYQITWTKFDSGASINTAFVAKSLDIAAIGSSPVARGLSAPLNIPYQVAFVLDVAGDNEALVARNGSGVTDVASLKGKKVGTPFASTAHYSLLAALNQAGLKETDLTIVDLEPQDIQAAWTRGDLDAAYTWLPSLDELKKTGKVLISSKQLATAGKPTLDLGVVSTAFAGAHPEAVDAWRKVEAQALDLIANDPAAASKAVGAELNLSADDALNQLKQGVFLKPADLSSAEWLGTENNVGKLADNLVSAAEFLKSQQKIDAVPTLDTVKKSIYVTGLPSVLG
- a CDS encoding ABC transporter ATP-binding protein, yielding MSSADAVVLDAVTHAYGDVTAVGPVDLTVPAGEFLVLVGASGCGKSTLLRLIAGFEQPTAGTVRTAGAAPVPGRGAGLVFQQPRLFPWKTVGGNVALALRYAGLDPAPSRVDELLARVGLHDVASRRTWQISGGQQQRVAIARALAVENPLLLLDEPFAALDALTRERLQADLRQVSADSGRTCVFVTHSVDEAVFLGSRVVVLTPRPGQIALDLPIGLPRTGVAADELRGSPEFAALRTEVGHAIRDRATV